The genomic DNA CTTCAGTTTTTTGTTTAGCTACATGATTGAATGCGTAATAAATGCTTTGTGCTTTTGACTATCAATACCTACAGAAAGTGCATCAATGAAGAGATGCAGGACTttaaactgattggcaaaaagcAAGCTTTAAGCTTGTCTTACAGGATGCTTAGTTTGCCAATACAAACAGACCAATGGGACAGTGATAGATGGTGTGACAGTGTTTAAAGGCAACAAAAGGCTACATCTCCATGTGGCCAGCACTGTCATGTGCACTCAATAAgctattttgaagatttttaagcaatgataaattcaaaaaaaaattaggctccACCTTAAGTAGTACATAAAGTATAGCTGGATTTCTGTATACTCTGCAATcagttctttgaaagaaaaaaaagtcaaagggtAGAGAATACAAGAAAACTTTTGGGGATGTAATTTGAATGACTGTGAAAACATGACCTTTGACAGCGAACTCATTTGCTCACTCCTTAACTTGACAGCAAAGCTCAGTATGTACAATTGTGTTGGGTGTGGGTGGTCTCCAAGGCCAGGCTGCTCTGAactgattttgtgttttgtttgtaaGATAATCACAGTCATGTTACACTGACCTGAAGGGCATGCATATatatccctttaaaaaaatcactctgcCTCATTCTTATTTCAAGTTGAATTTCTATACAGACTAGGTAACTTTTTCTGAAGATCAGCATATCAATTagacattttgaaaatgatttaaaatgttttccttaatGTTTCCAGAAAACAAGtttcttttgtagttttaacCCAAAAAGTGCCCTTTTGTCACTGGATTTACCTagcattcataatttttttttcatacaatGAATTAAAATTGCTAAAATCATGGACTGGCTTTCTGGTTGGATTTCAGGTAAGATGTGTTTAAGGCCAGAGCTTTTCTCAGTATTTGATTTTTCCcccaatatttgatttttaaaaaatatacacataggtGCTGCATTTATATCTGCTGGTTTAAATTCTGTCATATTTCACTTCTAGCCTTTTAGTATGGCAaatcatattttacttttaagcaTTTGTAATTTGGAGTATCTGGTACTAGctaagaaataattatataattgagTTTTGTACTCACCATATATGGATCATTCCTCATGTATAATGTGCCCCAAATGCAGCTTCACCTTCCAGATACCTTGATGCAGAATAAAGTTTTTCATCATTTAGATGCAGCTTGTTGTgtagtgtgttttgtttttggttttcaatTGAATGTAAATGTTCTGAATTTAAGTTTTTCAGACTCTAGACAGATTGTGGTATACCATGTCTAGCCATGGTACCTAATGTGAACCTTGATAATACTCTTGAATATGAACTAGAGCCTTCAGAGTTTTTCCTAAcactttgtttgctttctttatttGCTTCTattggtgacagagtctcactctcttgcccaggctggagtgcaatggtgccatcttggcttactgcaacatccacctcccaggttcaagcaattccctgtctcagcctgcagagtagctgggattacaggtgctcaccaccatgctcatttaatttttgtatttttattagagatgaggtttcatcttCTTGGTCAGgatgcttttgaactcctgacctcagatttttattaattgagcttaaatgtaaatcttttttttttttttttttttttttttttgagatggagtcttgctctgttacccaggctggagtgcagtggtgcaatctcggctcagtgcggcctccgtctcccaggttcaaatgattctcctgcctcagcctcccaaagtgctgagacctCCTCACCTGGCTGCTTGCTTCTGTTACTGGTGTATTCTGGAAGGGTTCAGAAGTCCTCCTAAAGGAGTATTATCACCTTGAAGAAAAGTATAATAGGACCAGTGGGCTGGTGgtatgttttatgttatttttttaaatttttgccattCCATAAAACAGGGTTAAGATTTACATTTAAgtggcaggcacggtggctcatgcctataatcctaacactttgggaggccaaggcaggcagatcacaaggtcaggcattgagaccagcctgaccaacatggtgaaaccccatctctactgaaaatacaaaaaaattagctgggcatggtgacgcatgcctgtagtcccagctactcaggatgatgaggctggagaatcgcctgaatccaggtggcggaggttgcagtgagccaggatggcaccactgtactccagcctgggtgacagagcaagactccatctcaaaaaaaaaaattacatttaagttatgttaaataaatatctCAGCAGAGAATTCAAGCACAAGAGCCGGTGCTAACTCTAAATTCTGGTGACCTTTCCAGGATAACGGTAGCATGTTAGACGTTTGGGTAGAGTGTACTGAGTCTTGGTTGCAGTTATTAGTTTACTTACCTACAGTCTCTGCATGTCAGTTATCATGAGTTCCCAAGAGGTAGACAAGACTTGTTCTAAGAGCAGCCTAACCAAGGAGATGGGCTTTAGGAGCTATATTTTCCAAGAAGTGACTCAATCCAAATCTGAAATGACTAAAACagtgcataaaatattttattcacatttgAACTCCACTGGAGTCACAGATGAAGTATCATCTTCTAGTCCAAGAATGAAATCTTCAGGTATTGTCTCAGGTGCTATCTGAGCTAACTGGTCATCATAAGAACGTAGAGTCCATAATTTCTCTAATTCATAGATTTCTCTGGTTTCCGGAAGCATCAAATGAATCACCATGCTGCCTATCAGGGAGAGATAAGagttaaaatgaaggaagagttcatttgcttttatttttacctcACACACACTGACCAGTATAACTCTAGGAACaaagcaatggttctcaaagtgtgcgTCCCAGATTAGCATCACCTCGGAACTGAAAAGGCAAACCGTGGACCACATCctggcaaaaacaaaaccacagaagTGATGCTATGCCTTTCTCAGTGTACCTGGAGAACGTACACGTCAATATGTAACATTACTGGTGATACTAACTTTATCGAAGAGACTAAAGGTGGTTTGTCAGGTTTCTCTTCCTGTAACAATTCTCCATGGGTAACACACTTCTGCACATCTTTCATGCAAAACACTGCCTTTTGTTCTGACTATCCAAGGATGTttgcaaaatgaatttttttttttaagagatggggtttcaccatattggtcaggctggtctcaaactcctaacctcaggtgatctgcccgcctcggcctcccagagtgctgggattacaggcgtgagccaccgtgcctggccccgtAAAGTGAATATTCTTAAAAGAAATACACTGTCTCACTCCAGGGCAAAGGGCAGCTTTGCTTAGAGCAGCATTTCTCAACTAGGTAATATTGGTAATGTCTAGGGTCATTTTTGATTGGCACAATTGTAAAGGAGGAAAAGGatactgctaaacatcctacaatgcacaagaGACACCCCTCCCTCACATGCAAAATTACCTGGTCCAAAACATTAATATCAACAAAAGTTGAGAAACCATCAGAGCAAAAGTAGGCCTGCTTCTTGCCTGTTAAAAAAAGGTGTAGGCATCCTCATCTGGGTTCCTCTTTTACAACTGTGTGTGCTGGTGTCATCTGGCCCCTGTGTTGCCCTATGGAATCCAGAGCTCAGGAAACTAGTGCAAAATGGATGCTGGCTACTGCTGTGAGTAATAAACTGTCCTTTGTCTCTAACACTGTAATACTATCTTTTGCTAGTATCCATGAAACTGGCAGGACAACTTATTAACTTACAAGTAGAATAAAATCTCAGATTCCTCAGTTGTTGACATACAGTTATATACTCCTTTGTACTAATGGTATCTTGTTGGAAGGTACTTTGAAACTATGTACACATTAATACCCAAAGTTGTTACATCTTTTCAAAACTCTATTCCTCTGCTCTTGTCCTTTCTTGTGCCTCAAAGAACCTTACCCTCATCTATTTGTGCAGTCCAGCCCCCAAACCTTCCTCTACCACCACTAAGGAATATCTCCCACCTCTGCTATGTTATCCTGTTGTCTACCACCTTCCTGATCTGTATGGCTAGTCAGATATACACCATATAGTATATATCTTCCTTCCTCCAAGAGTGCATTATCTAGAGTACTTTGGTGTCAATAGGTGAAAATTCTACATGTGAATAAGACCACCTGGATTATAACTAAAAAATCTTAATCACACTTCAAAAATCTTACCTGGAAATACACTCATCAATTTGATCTCAATCCTTTTGCAACTGAAAACAACTCAAGATTAGTGTAGTACCAAGTTACCTATAAAACATGCCAGAACAACTTACCAAAATCCACGCAAAGCCAGTCATCAGTGTCTTTCCCTTCGATCTTAACATGAGGCTCACTTTCACATTTCAGGTGTTTGTACTGCAAAAACATTGTTTATTAAAGAGAGAAGATGGGGGGAAAGCCTGTTCTTGTTGAAGGTCTGCTGGTagcttggtttgtttttgttttgtttttttaatcttactcATTTCTCATTGCTATACTTTGCCCTGTGATCAGTAACTTAGGGAAACCATTTCTCCCTCTAAATCTTATCCACCTCCTACACCTCTCTGAGTACTCCTGAATCCTCCTGCCCCAACCCTTCTGAGGGGATCACCCCATTCATTCACCAAGGTTCCTGTGAGGCTGGAAAGGCTAAGCTCAGTCAGCATTTGGTACTCACCTACATCATCACTTATGTTCATCCCAGCTTCCCTTCACCTTCAGGGACTGAAGATACTACCTTCTGTTTATTTGAAGCCAGGTTGCCTCAGTGCCACTGATTTCACCTTATCTACCTTTATAGCAGGTTAATGGGACCCCATCATCCTATAAATGGTCTCAGTTCTTTTGTTAAAACAGATATACTAATATCAAACAAGATGGCCACTGTTAACAAGAGACAAAGAACACTGCATATACATCAATCACTCCAAAATCAAAGTAAGCAATAATTAGGGcaggaaaaagacaaaatcaatGAAACGAGGATTTGGTTCTTAGATGGACTAAGAAAAAAGACAGCTAAAATCTGAACTAGGTGACAATACTGATTTTAACAGAAACAGGATTAAAAGAGTACTACGAACAACTGTACACCAACAAACTGGGTAACCTACATGAAACAGcaaaatttctagaaacataacCTActgattgaaccatgaagaaatacaGTTTGAAATGACCATAACTAGTATGGGGATTGAATCACAGTCAAAAATCTCCCAACAAAAGTCCTAGATCAGATGTCTTCTCTGGTGAGTTTCACCAAATATTTAAACAAGAATGCAATCCTCAAATTCCTCCCCCAAAGGAGCCCTTCCTAACTCATTCCGTAAGACCAATACCTCTGATGAACttttgatgtaaaaatcctcaaccaaATAATAGCAAACTAAATTCAGCACCATTATAAAAGGATTACAGACCATAACCAAGTGGGCTTTATCCCTGGAGTGCAAGGTAGTTCAAGATAAGAAAACTGATCAATGCATtaacacattaacagaatgaagaaaaaatctGTATGATAATCTGaactgatgcagaaaaggcatttaacaaaattccacACACTTTGacaataaaaacactcaacaaagtaGGCATAAAAGGAAATTACCTCAACATAACAAAGGCCATGTAAGAAAAGCACACAGCTAATATattcaatggtgaaagactgaaagctttcctttaagattaggaacaagactaggggctgggtgtgatggctcacgccagtaatcccagcactttgggaggccgaggtgggtggatcacgaggtcaagagatcgagaccatcctggtcaacatggtgaaacctcgtctctactaaaaaatacaaaaaaaaaaaaaaattagctgggcatggtatcacgtccctgtaatcccagctactcaggaggctgaggcaggagaattgcccgaacccaggaggcggaggttgtggtgagccaagattgcaccattgcactccagcctgggtaacaagagtgaaactccgtctcaaaaaaaaaaaacagattaggaACAAGACTATGCCTACTTTtgctacttctattcaacaaagtattggaagttctagtcagagcaattagacaagaaaaagaaaaggtaaccaacttggagaggaagaaggaaaattataaattatttctgaaaacaatACAATTTTACATGTAGAACACCCCAAAGATTCCACAAAAAAGCCCAAGTAGGACTACTaaacaaattcacacaaaaatccattgtatttctatatactaacaataagCAAcctgaaaaagtttttaaaattccatttacaataagAGAATAATCGTAACCACAGGAGCAAGAGTTTTACACTGAagactacaaaacactgctgaaagaactTAAAGATTCcagtaaatggaaagatatttcacaTTCATGAATGGGAAGACAATATTGTAAAGATTCCAATACTACCCAATGCAGTCTACAAATTCAATTCAATCTCTATCAagtgggcatggtgacaggcacctgtaaccccagctacttgagagactgaggcaggagaatcacttgaatctgggaggcagaggttgcagtgagccaagattgtgctactgtactccagcctgggcgacagaatgagactccatctcaaaaaaaaaatacggaCTCTTAAGgaaccccaaatagccaaaacaatcttgtaaaagaacaaagttggagtctcctatttcctgatttcaaaacttggaACAAAgtcacagtaaacaaaacagtaaaaCTGGCAAAAAGACAGATATGCAGACTGATGAAATagaatacagagcccagaaataaactcttgtGCATATGgccaaatgattttcaacaagggaGCCAAGACCATTTAATGCACAAAGGACAGTCCttccaacaaatggtgctgaggaAACATGTCCACATGAAAAATCTTACTGTCTACAAAAACGAACTCAAAATGGGTTAAATACCTAAACAGgagacctaaaactatgaaactcttagaagaaaatgaggaaaacacgATACTGGTCTGGGAATTATTTATTGGATGTAATGCCAAAGacacaggcaaaagaaaaattaaattgggCTTCACCAAAATTAAATACTTTTGTGCATCCAAGGATACTCTcaaaagagtaaaaaggcaacccacagaatggtaGAAAACACCTGCAAATCATAGAtttgataagggattaatatccagaatatatagagggctcctacaactcaacaacaaaacaacaaacaacctgataaaatgggcaaagagcctggccaatatggtgagatcctatctctacaaagaaaaaaattagctgggtgtggctgaGTAACTCCTATtattctaccttctgtctctatgaatttgactacacctgctcctgtagtcctagcaatttgagaggctaaagtgagagtatcacttgagcccagaagctccaggctgcatgcagtgagctatgaccacaccactgaactgaagcctgagcaacaaagtgagcactgtctctttaaaacaaacaaaagcaaaggacttttctccaaaaaatatatacaaatggccaataaacaaaagaaaatatgctcaacatcactaatcctagggaaatacaaataaaacccacaatgagatatcacttcacgcCCATTAGAATGGCTAGAAAGTAACAAGGCTGGTGAGGATGCCGAGAGACTGGAAACTCTGTGCACTGCTAGAGGAAATGCAAAGCCACTGTGAAAGAGTACAGGAGCGCCTCcaaacattaaaaacatacagctttggccgggcgcagtggctcaagcctgtaatcccagcactttgggaggccgaggggggtggatcacgaggtcaagagatcaagaccatcctggtcaacatggtgaaaccccgtctctactaaaaatacaaaaaattagctgggcatggtggcgcgtgtctgtaatcccagttactcaggtattcagggggctgaggcagcagaattgcctgaactcaggaggcggaggttgcggtgagccgagatcacgccattgcactccagcctgggtaacaagagcgaaactccatctcaaaaaaaaaaaaaaattcagctttgTGCTAggctgattagaaaaaaaaaaatgaaaaacagaatcactatatgatccagcaatccccacTTCTCTGCACATACCCCAAAGCATTAAAAGCAAAGAcataaacagcattttttttgttttgttttttgggactGAGTTTCActagtttcccaggctggagtgcagtggtgacattttggctcactgcaacttttgcctcccaggttcaagcaattcttcctctacctcccaagtagccagaattacaagccccctccaccacacccagctaattactgtatttttagtagggaaagggtttcaccatattggccaggctggtcttgaacttctgacctcaggtgatccacctgccttggccttgcaaaggattataggcatgaagccagcctttttttttttttttttttttttgagactgtcttgctctgtcacccagggtggagcacagtggtacaatctcagcgggactacaggcacataccactacgcccagctaattttttattttacttttttttttttttgagatggagtttcgctgttgttacccagactggagtgcaatggcacgatctcggctcaccgcaacctctgcctcctgggttcaaggaattctcctgccttagcctcccgagtagctgggactacaggcatgcaccaccatgcccagctaatttttttatttttagtagagatggggtttcaccttgttgaccaagatggtcccgatctcttgacctcgtgatctacccgcctcggcctcccaaagtgctgggattataggcgtgagccaccatgcctggcctactttttgtcttttttgtagagacagggtttcaccatgttgcccaggctggtttcaacctccagagctcaagcaattcgCCCACCTtcgcctctcaaaatgctgggattataggcatgagccaccgcatgcaGCCTCAGGAACAGTATTTCTACACCCATATTTATACCAAcattgttcacaacagccaaaaggtggatgCGATCAAAGTGTCCAtcgatggataaatggataaacaaaatgtggcacataacgTAAGATGGagtattactcagccttaaaaaagaaggaaattctggcaTATGCTACTAcagggatgaaccttgaagacatgctAAGACagataagccagtcacaaaaggacaaatactgtatgattctactcTTATGAGATACTgaaaagtagtcaaattcatagagacaggaagtaaAGTGGTAGCTGCCTGGGGAAGGGGAGATGGatagttattgtttaatgagaaCAAAGTTTgggttttgcaagatgaaaaaagttctggagatggatggtggtaatgACTGCATATCCATGTGATGGTACTAAGCTACTGaacagcaaattttaaaatgaggaaatgggcggggtgtggtgactcacgcctataagcactttgggaggccaaggcgggcagatcatgaggtcaggagtttgagaccagcctgccaacatgatgaaacccccatctctactaaaaatacaaaaattagcctggcatggtagtgcacacctgtaatcccagctactcaggaggctgaggcaagagaatcgcttgaacccgggaggcggaggttgcagtgagtggagatcatgccactacactctagcctgggtgacagagcaagactctgtcaaaacaaaacaaaacaaaaaaaaaaactttctggcCTTTGCATATCTCTCCTCATCTAAAATCTCTGTAaaggtaatttctatttctttatctctttgaCAGAAATGTCTCTATAAAACCTCCAATTCTTTTTACATCCCCAAGTCCAATGGTCACTAAGTCTTCTTACTCCATCTCACTATAACATCTGATAGAGACCCGGGTAGGCTGTCTTTGCATCTCTTCTGTACACTTTCCTACTTTTCTTCCTATCTCTCCAATTACCCCTTTTTTGGCATCTTCTTCTACTCTGTCATGTTGCACCAGAGTTTTGTCTACAACCCCCACCTGGTTATTTTACAACCATTCTCTATACAATCTCAGCTATTCTTCTGGTCTTAACTGCCTCTTCTATGATCAGCTCTCAACAGAGAAAGAGACATATGTTGCCCCTGCGGAATCGTACCAGAGTCAGCTGGAGGTTTCCAAGTACAGTTTCTTCCTCATTCTGATTCACATTCAGTACAACTGGAAAACAATCCCCCTTTCTTTCCTCAACTAGATTTGTAAGGGCAAGGACTACATCTTTTCTGTTCTTGCCTTCTCAATACCCCATACAGTGCTTGGGAACACTGGGCATGCTCAACAATTTGAAACTCCAGGccagcactgtccaatagaacGTTTTATAATCATGAAAATGTTTTATGGCTGACCCATATGGTAGCAATTGGCCACCTGTGGCTATTGAGCATCTGAAATATAGCAATATAACTGCAGaactgaatttatattttaatttataattaaataggcacatgtggctagtggctattaCAATGGATAGTGCCTCTAGAACTCCCCCTGGTTATACTGTCTTCTAGCTTGCCTCAGGTTATAAAATACTATCACTATCTTCCTGTTAGGCactgtgtctcatgcctataatgtcagcactttgggaggccaaggtggatggatcacctaaggttgggagttcaagaccagcatgaccaacatggagaaaccctgtctctactaaacatacaaaattagctgggcatggtggcacatgcctgtaatcccagctactcagaaagctgagccaggagaatcactttaactcgcAAAGTGgctgttgcagtgagcctagatcgcaccactccaGTCCACCCTGATgaaagtgagactctttctcaaaaaaaaaaaagaaaaagaaaaaagatatccTAACTCAATAAGGCTGGATACTTGCTCTCATATCTTTCATTATCAAAGAACAAAATGCATTCATGCAAACTTGAAAATCTGGGCTTCTTCTGTAACTTCATATGATGGGTTTATTCTCTAAGTGTTGTTCTTTGGCCTGATGCACTGGCACTAATCCACTCAGTTAATGgtccaaaagagaaaagaaagcatccTACCATTTTCACAACGTAGTAGGCCATGGCATGTAAGTGTCGGGTGGAAGTTCCACTACCAATCACAAAGTAATCTGTATATTTCATTTCTGGAGGAACCTGGATCACACAAATGTctcttgcattttcttgcctcagaAGTGAAACCATCAGATCGATGTCAAACTTGGAACCAGTATGATCTGAAATGCACAAATAGTTGTTTATGTCAGGACGGCCAAGAAGACAGACCTGTATGCACCCAGAGATGCCGGCAGCTGACAGTGAAACTGTTCCTCCATGAGGGTGTTTAGATTCAAAGTGTTTTTACAGACAGCAGGGCCCAGGCCTCCTGGAAACTGAACATGGACAGCAGTATCATAGCACTGTTCAACTTTTATGGTCAGAGTGCTCAGATTACGCAGAGCCACTACATATCCTTCGCGATTAACCATATGTAAGTAGAACCAGACATCAGTGACAAATGACATTCTATTCATGAACACTTAAAAGGAACAATATACCACAAACACAGAAATGCTGTACACAGAAAAACAGCGCCACAAATTGGATAGGAGGTGATATCCTGGAACATATTAAATTAAATCTCAGTCATAATGGGTCACAGTACTAGAACTGTGAGCTGGAAGGGCTCTTAGGTAGTATCTGGTCCACAACCTTCAAttgagagatgaagaaactgaggactaGCAGAATTACTGTGGCCTAAGATCAGTCACTGAAAGTGctaaatttttaagttattatcATTTTGAACCCTCAAGTTTTCATACAAACCCATTGGGTTATTAACAACTGTTACCtgtgaaaatctgttttttttcccataaaGATACAGATATTTTGATATTCAGTTTGGAGTATTACAGACTGTAAATTTAAAGCACACTTAAGTTCTAAAGCTGACTCCAAAGGACCTAGTAGCTAAGTCCACTAAGGCCTCTCCCTCTCATACTCTACATTCTTAGATGTGATCTGTTTACCATTCTTAAGTTTCTAAAAACGTAAGCAATAACTAGAAGATATTAACTTGGACACATCTTCTACTAGTGGTACGCAACCCTTCACACCCAGACCCTGGTTCCTCAGAATCCTCATGCCCCAACAATCCCCACAAATCCACTTCCCAGGATCCTAGGAAGAGCGTGAAAGAAGGTGAGGACGGTGAGACTGATGTCAAGGGAAGGAGGTGGCCGGCCGGGAGGCTGGGATTTTGCAGTTCATCTCTTgctctcagtttcttcactgtgcAACGTAAAGGTTGACGCCAACAACCTTTGAAGTCCCTTCCAGCTCTGGATGTGCAGGAGCTTTGTGACCCAAATAGAAATGCAGAAAGAGAGGAACCCACAGCCTGCTTGACCGGGACCTGACTCCTGGCTGCCCGAAGAGGGCCGCCTTCGTTCTCCTCCACGCCAGTACCTGAAGCGTCCGATTCTCGGCGTCCCGCGTCGGCCTTACCCTCTGCCCGCTCCTCCAGTCCAGGATCGCTGTGCAGGCCGCGGACAAGGTTTGGGGTCTGGCAAGCCCGGCCGAACGCTGATCCTACGGGAAGCCGCTGCACGGCCAGTAGCCGAAGCCTGGGCCCGGCTCCAGCCGCGGACCCAGCCACCGAGGAAACCACCCTGCGCCACACTATCGGCGCGAGCCGCCGCGCCACACACCCGCCCGGCCCCATAGCAGTGGACTCGCATCGGCGTCGCGGGTGGGAGGTGCTTCACGGAACCCGGCCTGCAAATTCTACGTCAAGCGCGTGGGCGGAGTCAAGACCTGAAGGCCGGGCCATGGGAGGAGTCTGCTGCCCGTG from Callithrix jacchus isolate 240 chromosome 11, calJac240_pri, whole genome shotgun sequence includes the following:
- the MALSU1 gene encoding mitochondrial assembly of ribosomal large subunit protein 1, translating into MGPGGCVARRLAPIVWRRVVSSVAGSAAGAGPRLRLLAVQRLPVGSAFGRACQTPNLVRGLHSDPGLEERAEGKADAGRRESDASDHTGSKFDIDLMVSLLRQENARDICVIQVPPEMKYTDYFVIGSGTSTRHLHAMAYYVVKMYKHLKCESEPHVKIEGKDTDDWLCVDFGSMVIHLMLPETREIYELEKLWTLRSYDDQLAQIAPETIPEDFILGLEDDTSSVTPVEFKCE